Proteins encoded in a region of the Triticum dicoccoides isolate Atlit2015 ecotype Zavitan chromosome 3A, WEW_v2.0, whole genome shotgun sequence genome:
- the LOC119268348 gene encoding ABC transporter G family member 36-like has protein sequence MDATAEIHNVASMRRDSGSIWRRGDDVFSRSSRDEDDEEALRWAALEKLPTYDRVRRAILPPLDGGEGAAPGAAAGKGVVDVHGLGPRERRALLERLVRVADEDNERFLLKLKDRLERVGIEMPTIEVRFERLVAEAEVRVGNSGLPTVLNSITNTLEEAANALRILPNRKRTMPILHDVSGIIKPRRMTLLLGPPGSGKTTLLLALAGRLDKDLKVSGNVTYNGHGMEEFVPERTAAYISQHDLHIGEMTVRETLAFSARCQGVGTRFDMLTELSRREKAANIKPDADIDAFMKASSMGGLEANVNTDYILKILGLEMCADTMVGDEMLRGISGGQRKRVTTGEMLVGPAKALFMDEISTGLDSSTTFQIVNSLRQSVHILGGTAVISLLQPAPETYNLFDDIILLSDGQVVYQGPREDVLEFFESVGFKCPERKGIADFLQEVTSKKDQKQYWAQGDEPYRFVPVKDFVRAFQSFHTGRAIRKELAVPFDKSKSHPAALTTTRYGVSGTELLKANIDREILLMKRNSFVYMFRTFQLILMSFIAMTLFFRTKMKRDSVTNGGIYMGALFFGVLMIMFNGFSELALTVFKLPVFFKQRDLLFYPAWAYTIPSWILKIPITFVEVGGYVFITYYVMGFDPNVGRFFKQYLLMLAINQMAASLFRFIGGAARNMIVANVFASFMLLIFMVLGGFILVREKVKKWWIWGYWISPLMYAQNAISVNEFFGHSWDKILNSTASNETLGVQVLKYRGVFPEAKWYWIGLGAMLGYTLLFNALFTLALTYLKAYGNSRSSVSEDELKEKHANLNGEVLDIDRLESPSNDGPIRMNTGNDSAIVEENSSPMQRGMVLPFLPLSLTFDNIRYSVDMPPEMKAQGVVEDRLELLKGVSGSFRPGVLTALMGVSGAGKTTLMDVLAGRKTGGYIQGNISISGYPKKQETFARVSGYCEQNDIHSPQVTVYESLLFSAWLRLPEDVDSNKRRMFIEEVMELVELKPLKDALVGLPGVNGLSTEQRKRLTIAVELVANPSIIFMDEPTSGLDARAAAIVMRTVRNTVDTGRTVVCTIHQPSIDIFEAFDELFLMKRGGEEIYAGPLGHHSADLINYYEGIHGVSKIKDGYNPATWMLEVTTIGQEQMLAIDFSDIYKKSELYQRNKALIKELSQPAPGSTDLYFPTQYSQSSITQCIACLWKQNLSYWRNPPYNAVRFLFTTVIALLFGTIFWDLGGKMSQSQDLFNAMGSMYAAVLFIGIMNCTSVQPVVAVERTVFYRERAAGMYSAFPYAFGQVVIELPYTLAQATVYGVIVYSMIGFEWTAPKFFWYLFFMYFTLLYFTFYGMMAVGLTPNYHIASIVSSAFYAIWNLFSGFIIPRPKVPIWWRWYCWVCPVAWTLYGLVVSQFGDVTTPMENGTPVKDFIEGYFDFKHSWLGYVATVVVAFAVLFAFLFSFAIMKLNFQKR, from the exons ATGGACGCGACGGCGGAAATCCACAATGTCGCCAGCATGCGGCGCGACAGCGGGTCCATATGGCGGCGCGGGGACGACGTGTTCTCGCGATCGTCCAGggacgaggacgacgaggaggcgctGCGCTGGGCCGCGCTCGAGAAACTGCCCACCTACGACCGCGTCCGCCGTGCCATCCTCCCGCCTCTcgacggcggcgagggcgcggCCCCCGGAGCGGCGGCGGGGAAGGGGGTCGTGGACGTGCACGGCCTCGGGCCGCGCGAGCGCCGGGCTCTCCTCGAGCGCCTCGTGCGCGTCGCCGACGAGGACAACGAGCGCTTCCTGCTCAAGCTCAAGGACCGCCTCGAGCG GGTTGGGATTGAAATGCCGACGATCGAGGTGCGGTTCGAGCGCCTGGTGGCGGAGGCGGAGGTCCGGGTCGGCAACAGCGGCCTCCCCACCGTCCTCAACTCCATCACCAACACGCTCGAG GAAGCGGCCAACGCGCTGCGCATACTCCCCAACAGGAAGCGGACCATGCCCATCCTCCACGACGTCAGTGGCATCATCAAGCCACGCAG GATGACactcctgttgggcccacctgggtCCGGCAAGACCACCTTGCTGCTCGCCTTGGCCGGGAGGCTCGACAAAGACCTCAAGGTCTCAGGCAATGTTACCTACAACGGGCACGGGATGGAGGAGTTTGTGCCGGAGAGGACGGCGGCGTACATAAGCCAGCACGACCTCCACATAGGGGAGATGACCGTGAGGGAGACACTTGCCTTCTCCGCACGCTGCCAGGGTGTTGGCACTCGCTTTG ATATGCTGACTGAGTTGTCGAGGCGAGAGAAGGCCGCAAATATCAAGCCAGATgctgatattgatgcatttatgaaG GCGTCTTCAATGGGAGGTCTGGAGGCCAATGTGAACACAGACTATATACTGAAG ATATTAGGACTAGAGATGTGTGCAGACACGATGGTTGGGGACGAGATGCTGAGGGGCATCTCTGGTGGACAACGGAAGCGTGTTACAACTG GTGAGATGCTAGTTGGGCCGGCCAAGGCGCTCTTCATGGACGAGATCTCAACTGGGCTCGACAGCTCAACTACATTCCAGATTGTAAACTCACTCAGGCAATCTGTGCACATCCTTGGTGGCACAGCCGTCATCTCCCTGCTGCAGCCGGCCCCTGAAACGTACAACTTATTTGATGACATTATCCTCCTCTCTGATGGCCAAGTCGTGTACCAGGGCCCTCGTGAGGACGTGCTTGAATTCTTTGAGTCTGTGGGGTTCAAGTGTCCTGAGAGGAAGGGCATCGCTGACTTCTTGCAAGAG GTGACTTCGAAGAAAGATCAAAAGCAATACTGGGCGCAGGGTGATGAGCCCTACAGGTTCGTGCCGGTTAAGGACTTTGTGCGTGCATTCCAGTCATTCCACACCGGGAGAGCTATAAGAAAGGAGCTCGCAGTGCCATTCGACAAGAGCAAGAGCCATCCAGCAGCATTGACAACTACGAGGTATGGTGTGAGTGGCACGGAGCTGCTAAAGGCAAACATTGACAGGGAGATCCTCCTCATGAAGAGGAACTCTTTCGTCTACATGTTTAGAACCTTCCAG CTGATCCTCATGTCATTTATTGCAATGACGCTCTTCTTCCGTACAAAGATGAAGCGTGACTCGGTAACAAATGGGGGCATCTACATGGGGGCACTCTTCTTTGGTGTGCTCATGATCATGTTCAATGGCTTCTCTGAGCTTGCACTCACCGTCTTTAAGCTACCTGTGTTCTTCAAGCAGAGAGATCTCCTTTTCTACCCAGCATGGGCCTACACAATACCCTCATGGATCCTCAAGATCCCAATAACATTTGTTGAGGTTGGCGGTTATGTTTTCATAACATACTATGTCATGGGGTTCGACCCAAATGTAGGCAG GTTCTTCAAGCAATATCTTCTTATGTTAGCAATCAATCAGATGGCGGCATCACTCTTCCGATTCATTGGTGGAGCAGCAAGGAACATGATTGTTGCGAATGTCTTTGCATCATTCATGCTGCTCATTTTTATGGTATTGGGCGGATTCATTCTAGTAAGAG AAAAAGTGAAGAAATGGTGGATTTGGGGCTACTGGATCTCCCCACTAATGTATGCACAGAATGCCATCTCAGTGAATGAGTTCTTCGGTCACAGCTGggataaaatattgaatagcacGGCCTCAAACGAGACCCTTGGAGTGCAAGTCCTGAAGTATCGCGGAGTGTTTCCAGAAGCAAAGTGGTACTGGATCGGTTTGGGTGCAATGCTCGGGTACACCTTGTTGTTCAATGCTCTCTTCACTCTTGCCCTTACATATCTGAAGG CATACGGTAACTCCCGTTCATCGGTATCTGAAGACGAACTGAAGGAGAAGCATGCCAACCTGAACGGTGAGGTTCTGGACATTGATCGCCTGGAATCACCAAGCAATGATGGGCCGATACGAATGAACACTGGAAATGACTCAGCAATAGTCGAAGAGAATTCTAGCCCCATGCAAAGGGGAATGGTGCTTCCATTTCTCCCGCTTTCACTCACGTTTGACAACATCAGATACTCTGTTGACATGCCACCG GAAATGAAAGCACAAGGCGTAGTTGAAGACCGATTGGAGCTCCTCAAAGGTGTTAGTGGATCTTTCAGGCCAGGGGTACTGACTGCCCTGATGGGTGTCAGTGGTGCTGGCAAGACTACTCTGATGGATGTGTTGGCAGGGAGAAAGACAGGTGGGTACATTCAAGGAAACATCAGCATTTCAGGATACCCGAAGAAACAAGAGACCTTTGCACGCGTATCAGGATACTGCGAACAGAATGATATCCACTCTCCGCAGGTGACAGTCTATGAGTCGCTGCTTTTCTCAGCGTGGCTCCGTCTTCCCGAGGATGTTGATTCAAACAAAAGAAGG ATGTTCATCGAGGAGGTGATGGAGCTTGTGGAGCTCAAGCCTCTGAAAGATGCATTGGTTGGTCTACCGGGAGTGAATGGTCTGTCAACTGAACAGAGGAAGAGGCTGACCATTGCTGTGGAGCTCGTTGCTAATCCTTCTATCATTTTCATGGATGAGCCAACCTCCGGACTTGATGCCCGAGCAGCCGCAATCGTGATGAGGACAGTGAGGAACACTGTTGATACTGGTAGAACTGTGGTTTGCACGATTCATCAACCTAGCATTGACATATTTGAAGCATTTGATGAG CTATTCCTGATGAAGCGAGGTGGAGAAGAGATCTATGCTGGTCCATTGGGCCATCATTCTGCAGACTTAATCAATTACTACGAG GGCATTCATGGAGTCAGCAAAATTAAAGATGGCTACAATCCAGCAACATGGATGTTGGAAGTGACAACGATCGGTCAAGAACAGATGCTAGCCATTGATTTCAGTGACATATACAAGAAATCTGAACTCTACCA gagaaacaaggcattgataaaggaacTAAGCCAACCCGCGCCGGGTTCAACTGATCTGTATTTCCCTACCCAGTACTCGCAGTCTTCGATCACACAATGCATAGCTTGCCTGTGGAAGCAGAACCTGTCATACTGGAGGAACCCTCCTTACAATGCCGTTAGGTTCCTTTTCACTACTGTGATTGctctcctcttcggcaccatcttctGGGACCTTGGTGGCAAAAT GAGCCAGTCACAAGACTTGTTCAACGCCATGGGGTCAATGTATGCTGCAGTGCTGTTCATCGGTATTATGAACTGTACTTCGGTTCAACCAGTGGTGGCTGTGGAGAGGACAGTCTTTTACCGTGAAAGAGCAGCCGGCATGTACTCAGCATTCCCGTACGCATTTGGCCAG GTTGTCATTGAACTCCCATACACACTCGCTCAGGCTACCGTATACGGAGTCATAGTTTACTCGATGATTGGGTTTGAGTGGACAGCTCCTAAATTCTTCTGGTACCTCTTCTTCATGTACTTCACGCTGCTCTACTTCACATTCTACGGCATGATGGCTGTTGGCTTGACACCCAACTACCACATCGCCTCAATCGTCTCGTCAGCATTCTACGCCATCTGGAATCTCTTCTCAGGTTTCATCATCCCCCGACCA AAAGTTCCAATATGGTGGAGATGGTATTGCTGGGTATGCCCCGTAGCGTGGACACTGTACGGGCTGGTTGTCTCACAGTTCGGTGATGTCACAACGCCGATGGAGAACGGCACTCCCGTGAAAGACTTTATAGAGGGCTACTTCGACTTCAAGCACAGCTGGTTAGGTTATGTTGCTACGGTGGTCGTGGCGTTCGCGGTGCTGTTTGCCTTCTTGTTCAGTTTTGCCATCATGAAGCTCAACTTCCAGAAGAGGTAG